From the genome of Paenibacillus sp., one region includes:
- a CDS encoding YlzJ-like family protein, translated as MILYTPLPLEQIFQGIEDLKSPVDIAMADITMQVEPVSATEARIVRLISPRAEDYLNPAYAPGRIIRYPV; from the coding sequence TTGATCCTGTATACGCCGCTGCCGTTAGAGCAAATATTTCAAGGCATCGAGGATCTGAAATCGCCTGTCGACATCGCCATGGCCGACATTACGATGCAGGTCGAGCCGGTGAGCGCCACGGAGGCGCGCATCGTTCGGCTCATCTCGCCTCGGGCCGAAGATTACCTCAATCCGGCGTACGCGCCGGGCCGCATCATCCGCTATCCGGTCTGA
- a CDS encoding DNA translocase FtsK, with product MGKSRKKKGKKPLSSNLKFELYGILLLLFSAIALAREGPVGKSIAFLFRVLIGNLEPVLPVVFMYVAVFHFMIRRSWPSGWSVRATGVVLFLLGWMISLHRGLFLELMPDGGYTAGWVVQTTWDRLMSHITAEGLQFTTSAGGGLLGGLSFAALYMLFGSVGAKLIEFTMYAIGLLLITGWSYVQMIGAVRKFVGRVLGRIGQSAKETASLLRDRSESSAGGAVTRRRAKPAKAGFALDDDDEFDEETMKPEKKPKASWFQRITGAGPAGDGSDAAPEAAVPVRDEEPEEQVVYRAPAEDVPRTAPAAAAAEDEGRHEPVFVDFLDQVRESVQRAAAEPEPEEPAAAAGPALEPAVPAAPNSSEGGEPDMAEPFAASASAPAAPPPKPYVLPPFHLLSRPGGGKGGESADAIARENARKLETTLESFGVRAKVLQVVRGPAVTRYEIQPDVGVKVSRIVSLTDDIALALAAKDIRMEAPIPGKSAIGIEVPNTEVSIVSLREVMETSAFHESDARLTIALGRDISGQPIVANLAKMPHLLVAGATGSGKSVCINGIITSILYKAKPDEVKFLMIDPKMVELNVYNGIPHLLAPVVTDPRRASLALKKIVVEMEKRYEAFSKSGTRNIEGYNAQLIEKGETPLPYIVVIVDELADLMMVAAGDVEDAITRLAQMARAAGIHLIIATQRPSVDVITGVIKANIPSRIAFGVSSQVDSRTILDMVGAEKLLGRGDMLFVPVGASKAVRVQGAFLSDNEVEAVVTFCRDQEKAQYREELVPEIQESEDEDEGQLDELFDQAVGIVLEAKQASVSLLQRRMRIGYTRAARLIDQMEAKGVVGPYEGSKPREVLVSLEQYQGGRLTS from the coding sequence TTGGGGAAGTCTCGGAAAAAGAAGGGCAAGAAGCCCTTATCCTCCAACTTAAAATTTGAGCTGTACGGCATTCTGCTGCTGCTGTTTTCCGCGATCGCCTTAGCCCGCGAAGGACCTGTCGGCAAGTCGATCGCGTTTTTGTTTCGCGTGCTGATCGGTAACCTCGAACCGGTGCTGCCGGTGGTCTTCATGTACGTGGCCGTTTTTCATTTTATGATTCGCCGTTCGTGGCCGTCCGGCTGGTCGGTGCGAGCGACGGGCGTCGTTCTTTTCTTGCTCGGCTGGATGATTAGTTTACATAGAGGACTGTTTCTCGAGCTCATGCCCGACGGCGGGTACACCGCCGGTTGGGTCGTCCAGACGACCTGGGATCGGCTCATGAGCCATATTACGGCTGAGGGGCTCCAGTTTACGACGAGCGCCGGGGGCGGCCTGCTCGGCGGGCTGTCGTTCGCCGCTCTGTATATGCTGTTCGGCTCCGTCGGCGCGAAGCTGATCGAGTTCACGATGTACGCGATCGGCCTGCTGCTCATCACGGGCTGGTCGTACGTGCAGATGATCGGCGCGGTGCGGAAGTTCGTCGGGCGCGTGCTCGGACGAATCGGGCAGTCCGCGAAGGAGACGGCTTCCTTGCTGCGCGACCGCAGCGAGTCGTCCGCGGGAGGCGCCGTGACGAGGCGCCGGGCGAAGCCGGCGAAGGCGGGCTTCGCGCTGGACGACGACGACGAGTTCGACGAGGAGACGATGAAGCCGGAGAAGAAGCCGAAGGCATCGTGGTTCCAGCGCATTACCGGGGCGGGCCCGGCGGGGGACGGCAGCGACGCCGCGCCGGAAGCGGCGGTCCCGGTTCGGGACGAGGAGCCGGAGGAGCAGGTCGTATACCGCGCGCCGGCGGAGGACGTTCCGAGAACGGCTCCCGCGGCCGCGGCGGCGGAAGACGAAGGCCGGCACGAGCCGGTGTTCGTCGACTTCCTCGATCAGGTGCGCGAGTCGGTGCAGCGCGCCGCCGCGGAGCCGGAGCCGGAGGAACCGGCCGCCGCTGCGGGACCTGCATTGGAGCCGGCGGTCCCGGCCGCCCCGAACTCGTCCGAGGGCGGCGAGCCCGACATGGCCGAGCCGTTCGCGGCTTCGGCGAGCGCGCCGGCCGCGCCGCCGCCGAAGCCGTACGTGCTGCCGCCGTTCCACCTGCTGTCCCGCCCCGGCGGGGGCAAAGGCGGCGAATCGGCCGACGCCATCGCCCGGGAGAACGCGCGCAAGCTCGAGACGACGTTAGAAAGCTTCGGCGTCCGGGCGAAAGTGCTGCAGGTCGTCCGCGGCCCGGCCGTCACCCGGTACGAAATTCAGCCGGACGTCGGCGTCAAGGTCAGCCGCATCGTCAGTCTCACCGACGACATCGCGCTCGCCCTCGCCGCCAAGGACATCCGGATGGAGGCGCCGATCCCCGGCAAATCGGCGATCGGCATCGAGGTGCCGAACACGGAGGTATCGATCGTCTCGCTGCGGGAAGTGATGGAGACGTCGGCGTTCCACGAATCGGACGCGCGCCTCACGATCGCGCTCGGACGCGACATCTCCGGTCAGCCGATCGTCGCGAACTTGGCGAAGATGCCTCACTTGCTCGTCGCCGGCGCGACCGGCTCGGGCAAATCGGTGTGCATCAATGGCATCATCACGAGCATCTTGTACAAAGCGAAGCCGGACGAAGTGAAGTTTCTGATGATCGACCCGAAGATGGTCGAGCTCAACGTGTACAACGGCATTCCGCATCTGCTCGCGCCGGTCGTGACCGACCCGCGCCGCGCGTCGCTCGCGCTGAAGAAGATCGTCGTCGAGATGGAGAAGCGGTACGAGGCGTTCTCCAAATCGGGCACGCGGAATATCGAAGGGTATAACGCGCAGCTGATCGAGAAGGGCGAAACGCCGCTCCCGTACATCGTCGTCATCGTGGACGAGCTTGCGGACCTGATGATGGTCGCGGCGGGCGACGTCGAGGATGCGATCACGCGGCTCGCGCAGATGGCGCGGGCGGCGGGCATCCACCTGATCATCGCGACGCAGCGGCCGTCCGTCGACGTCATCACGGGCGTCATCAAGGCGAACATTCCGTCGCGTATCGCCTTCGGCGTTTCGTCGCAGGTCGATTCCCGAACGATCCTGGACATGGTCGGAGCGGAGAAGCTGCTCGGCCGAGGGGACATGCTGTTCGTGCCGGTCGGCGCGTCGAAAGCGGTCCGGGTTCAGGGCGCGTTCCTGTCCGACAACGAGGTCGAGGCGGTCGTCACGTTCTGCCGCGACCAGGAGAAAGCGCAATACCGGGAAGAGCTCGTCCCCGAAATTCAAGAGAGCGAGGACGAGGACGAAGGGCAGCTCGACGAGCTGTTCGATCAAGCGGTCGGCATCGTGCTCGAGGCGAAGCAGGCGTCCGTATCGCTGCTGCAGCGGCGCATGCGCATCGGTTACACCCGCGCCGCCCGGTTGATCGACCAGATGGAAGCGAAGGGCGTCGTCGGCCCGTACGAAGGAAGCAAGCCGCGGGAAGTGCTCGTGTCCCTTGAACAATACCAAGGCGGACGTTTGACGTCTTAG
- the sleB gene encoding spore cortex-lytic enzyme translates to MRTRLILVTLCLIVGLTFAFQAKLDRSLDGAEAAFSKTTLKYGAVGQDVRELQGRLKYLGYYNGAVDGDFGWKTLKSVKTFQSRFGMKADGVVGSATKLKLYNATKKWRPGADTAGGAKAGSPQGGGTTAAKPKPAAVGGAKTIAPSSHRGFSSNDLKMMANAVYGEARGEPYEGQVAVAAVILNRVDSASFPNTPSGVIFQPGAFTAVADGQIWLTPNESAMKAVQDALNGWDPSDGCLYYFNPVTATSKWIWSRPQYKRIGKHIFCR, encoded by the coding sequence ATGCGTACTCGGCTGATCCTCGTGACCCTTTGTCTTATTGTCGGGTTGACCTTCGCTTTCCAAGCGAAACTGGACCGAAGTCTCGACGGCGCTGAGGCGGCGTTCAGCAAAACCACTCTGAAATACGGCGCCGTCGGCCAGGACGTTCGGGAGCTGCAAGGACGCTTGAAATACCTGGGCTATTATAATGGCGCGGTCGACGGAGATTTCGGCTGGAAGACGCTGAAGTCCGTCAAAACGTTCCAGTCCAGGTTCGGCATGAAAGCCGACGGCGTCGTCGGCTCGGCTACGAAGCTGAAATTATACAACGCTACGAAGAAATGGCGTCCCGGCGCGGATACGGCCGGCGGCGCGAAGGCCGGCAGCCCGCAGGGCGGCGGAACGACGGCCGCGAAGCCGAAACCGGCGGCCGTTGGCGGCGCGAAAACGATCGCCCCTTCGTCGCATCGCGGATTTTCCAGCAACGATCTGAAGATGATGGCGAACGCGGTGTACGGCGAAGCGCGCGGGGAGCCGTACGAAGGGCAGGTCGCCGTCGCGGCCGTCATTTTGAACCGCGTCGACAGCGCGAGCTTCCCGAATACGCCGTCCGGGGTCATTTTCCAGCCCGGCGCGTTCACGGCCGTCGCCGACGGGCAAATTTGGCTGACGCCGAACGAGAGCGCGATGAAAGCGGTCCAGGACGCTTTGAACGGATGGGATCCGTCCGACGGCTGTCTCTATTATTTCAATCCCGTCACCGCCACCTCGAAATGGATTTGGTCTCGCCCGCAGTACAAACGAATCGGGAAACATATTTTTTGCCGCTGA
- the yfmF gene encoding EF-P 5-aminopentanol modification-associated protein YfmF, protein MGTTRFERDAVGGIRLHVLPTDRFKTTAVSVFVGAPLQESTVTKVALTPFVLRRGNATYPETKSFREALDDLYGAGFGFDIYKRGDYQIVNFRMDIIQNGFAGGAPLLQQAIAFLGETLTHPAVEEGRFIASYVEAEKHTVQKKLEAIVNDKGRYAAERCIEEMCKDEPYRLHPLGRKDDLPAIEPAALYEAYKEWLTQAPIDVYVVGNTTLEEAKRLVAEAFDVRRDGAPTEYAAAPQPRRAGEVRTVVERMDVNQGKLNLGLRTPAAYAEPNYATALVYNGILGSFPHSKLFLNVRERASLAYYASSRLDGHKGIITISSGIEIDKYERAVDIIKQQLDAMRAGDISDLEMGQTKAMITNHLREMNDSAYEMIGYDFNTVLSGKERTADALREEIERVTTEDIVAFAQGVQLDTVYFLRDRKEA, encoded by the coding sequence ATGGGAACGACACGCTTTGAACGGGATGCCGTCGGCGGCATCCGCCTGCACGTGCTGCCGACCGATCGCTTTAAGACGACGGCCGTCTCCGTCTTCGTCGGAGCGCCTTTGCAGGAATCGACGGTGACGAAGGTCGCCTTGACGCCGTTCGTGCTGCGGCGCGGCAACGCAACGTATCCGGAAACGAAGTCGTTCCGCGAGGCGCTCGACGATTTGTACGGCGCCGGCTTCGGCTTCGATATTTATAAGCGCGGCGATTACCAAATCGTCAACTTCCGCATGGACATCATCCAGAACGGCTTCGCCGGCGGCGCGCCGTTGCTGCAGCAAGCCATAGCGTTTCTCGGAGAGACGCTGACGCATCCGGCGGTCGAGGAAGGCCGGTTCATCGCTTCGTACGTCGAAGCCGAGAAGCATACGGTGCAGAAAAAGCTCGAAGCGATCGTCAACGACAAAGGGCGGTACGCCGCGGAGCGCTGCATCGAAGAAATGTGCAAGGACGAGCCGTACCGGCTTCATCCGCTCGGCCGCAAGGACGACCTCCCGGCGATCGAGCCGGCGGCTTTGTATGAAGCATATAAGGAATGGCTGACGCAGGCGCCGATCGACGTATACGTTGTCGGCAACACGACGCTCGAGGAAGCGAAGCGTCTCGTCGCCGAAGCGTTTGACGTGCGCCGGGACGGCGCGCCGACGGAATACGCCGCGGCGCCTCAGCCGCGCCGGGCGGGCGAAGTGCGCACCGTCGTCGAGCGGATGGACGTCAACCAAGGCAAGCTGAACCTGGGGCTTCGAACGCCGGCCGCGTACGCGGAGCCGAATTACGCTACGGCGCTCGTGTACAACGGCATTCTCGGCAGCTTCCCGCATTCGAAGCTGTTCCTCAACGTGCGCGAGCGCGCGAGCCTTGCGTACTATGCGTCTTCCCGTCTCGACGGCCATAAGGGCATTATCACGATTTCGTCCGGCATCGAGATCGACAAATACGAGCGCGCCGTCGACATTATCAAGCAGCAGCTCGACGCGATGCGCGCCGGCGACATCAGCGATCTGGAGATGGGACAAACGAAAGCGATGATTACGAACCATCTGCGGGAAATGAACGACAGCGCCTACGAGATGATCGGATACGATTTCAATACGGTGCTCTCGGGCAAAGAGCGCACGGCCGACGCGCTGCGGGAGGAGATCGAGCGGGTGACGACGGAGGACATCGTCGCCTTCGCGCAGGGCGTCCAGCTCGACACCGTTTATTTCTTGCGCGACCGGAAGGAGGCTTGA
- the yfmH gene encoding EF-P 5-aminopentanol modification-associated protein YfmH: MNKHEYPKVKETVYSETLDNGLTVYVLPKEGFSKTFATFSTKYGSVDNHFSVGDEPPIRVPDGIAHFLEHKMFEEPEGDIFATFASNGASANAYTSFDRTVYLFSATDRIRENVTTLINFVQNPYFTDENVEKEKGIIGQEIKMYQDQPDWRVYFGLIEAMYHKHPVHIDIAGTIESIHEITKDTLYRCYRTFYHPSNMTVFIVGGVDPAEMIELVKANQAGKTFEPQGEIRRLFEAEPASVKLARKDVTLPVSIPKCMFGIKETKVGFAGAELLRREVVTKLLFDMLFSPSSKLYQELYDEKLITDSFGAEYNVSEQYAFSVIGGDTRDPDALVERVRQGVEAWRASGIPEELFERTRRKKIGGFYRMFNSPEAIAGEFTKHRFRGTNVFDILELYEQVTLDEVEARLQEHFDWNQLAVCVVRSE, from the coding sequence GTGAACAAACACGAATATCCGAAGGTGAAAGAGACGGTCTATTCGGAAACGCTCGACAACGGCCTCACGGTATACGTGCTGCCGAAGGAGGGCTTTTCGAAAACGTTCGCCACGTTTTCGACGAAGTACGGCTCCGTCGACAACCATTTCTCGGTCGGAGACGAGCCGCCGATCCGCGTGCCCGACGGCATCGCCCACTTCCTCGAGCATAAAATGTTCGAAGAACCGGAAGGCGACATCTTCGCCACGTTCGCTTCGAACGGCGCTTCCGCCAACGCGTACACGAGCTTCGACCGGACCGTTTATTTGTTCTCGGCGACGGACCGGATCCGCGAAAACGTAACGACGCTGATCAATTTCGTGCAAAATCCGTATTTCACGGACGAGAACGTCGAGAAAGAGAAGGGCATCATCGGGCAGGAAATCAAGATGTACCAAGATCAGCCCGATTGGCGCGTTTACTTCGGCCTTATCGAAGCGATGTACCATAAGCATCCGGTTCACATCGACATCGCCGGCACGATCGAATCGATCCACGAAATTACGAAAGATACGCTGTACCGGTGCTATCGGACGTTCTACCACCCGTCGAATATGACGGTGTTTATCGTCGGCGGCGTCGATCCGGCGGAAATGATCGAGCTCGTCAAGGCGAACCAAGCCGGCAAAACGTTCGAGCCGCAGGGCGAAATCCGCCGCTTGTTCGAGGCCGAGCCGGCATCCGTGAAGCTTGCGCGCAAGGACGTCACGCTGCCGGTGTCGATCCCGAAATGCATGTTCGGCATCAAGGAGACGAAGGTCGGCTTCGCCGGAGCCGAGCTGCTGCGCCGCGAGGTCGTGACGAAGCTGCTGTTCGACATGCTGTTCAGCCCGAGCTCGAAGCTGTATCAGGAGCTGTATGACGAGAAGCTCATCACCGACAGCTTCGGCGCCGAATATAACGTCAGCGAGCAGTATGCGTTCTCCGTGATCGGCGGCGACACGCGCGACCCCGACGCCCTCGTCGAGCGCGTGCGTCAAGGCGTCGAAGCGTGGCGCGCCTCCGGCATTCCGGAAGAGCTGTTCGAGCGGACCCGCCGCAAAAAAATCGGCGGCTTCTATCGGATGTTCAACTCGCCGGAGGCGATCGCGGGCGAATTTACGAAGCACCGCTTCCGCGGTACGAACGTTTTCGATATATTGGAATTGTATGAGCAAGTGACATTGGACGAAGTGGAAGCTCGGCTCCAGGAGCATTTCGATTGGAACCAGCTTGCCGTATGCGTCGTTAGAAGCGAGTGA
- the ymfI gene encoding elongation factor P 5-aminopentanone reductase, translated as MNKSIRETTVLVTGASRGIGAAIAERFATVGMKVAIHYLEAHEAANETARRCLRHGAEVLTVTADLKSKEQIERMREKLHKHGMFPDILVNNAGISHYGMLADVTEQEWDDVMNVNLKGMFLATQAFMPHMVTQKYGRIVNVSSVWGIAGASCEVLYSTAKGGMNAFTKALAKELAPSGITVNAVAPGPVDTAMMSGFDAVEKEELAQDIPAGRFAHPEEIASLVYFLALPESGYINGQIISPNGGWLT; from the coding sequence ATGAACAAATCGATTCGGGAAACGACCGTCCTCGTGACGGGCGCGAGCCGCGGCATCGGCGCGGCGATCGCGGAACGGTTCGCCACCGTCGGGATGAAGGTGGCGATCCATTATTTGGAGGCGCATGAAGCGGCCAACGAAACGGCCCGCCGCTGCTTGCGCCACGGCGCGGAGGTTTTGACGGTCACCGCGGATTTGAAATCGAAAGAACAAATCGAACGGATGCGGGAGAAGCTGCATAAGCATGGCATGTTCCCGGACATCCTGGTGAACAACGCCGGCATCTCGCATTACGGGATGCTGGCGGACGTTACCGAGCAAGAGTGGGACGACGTCATGAATGTCAACCTGAAGGGCATGTTCCTTGCGACGCAAGCGTTCATGCCCCATATGGTGACGCAAAAGTACGGCCGCATCGTCAACGTGTCTTCCGTCTGGGGCATCGCGGGCGCCTCGTGCGAGGTGCTGTATTCCACAGCCAAGGGCGGCATGAACGCGTTCACGAAGGCGCTCGCGAAAGAGCTCGCGCCTTCCGGCATCACCGTGAACGCGGTCGCGCCGGGGCCGGTCGACACGGCGATGATGAGCGGCTTCGACGCGGTCGAGAAGGAGGAGCTTGCGCAGGACATCCCGGCGGGCCGATTCGCCCATCCGGAGGAGATCGCCTCGCTCGTTTACTTCCTGGCGCTGCCCGAGTCGGGTTATATCAACGGGCAGATCATTTCGCCGAACGGCGGCTGGCTGACCTAA
- a CDS encoding DUF3243 domain-containing protein, whose product MTTTVLSTYDKWKQFLGERVQNARSAGMSDSTIQNLAKDIGDFLATKVDPKNDEERVLKELWAVADENEKKMMAGLMMKLVD is encoded by the coding sequence ATGACGACGACCGTATTGAGCACGTACGATAAATGGAAGCAGTTTTTGGGCGAACGCGTGCAAAACGCCCGTTCCGCCGGCATGAGCGACTCCACGATTCAAAACCTGGCGAAGGACATCGGGGACTTCCTCGCGACGAAGGTCGACCCGAAGAACGACGAAGAGCGGGTGCTGAAAGAGCTGTGGGCGGTCGCCGACGAGAACGAGAAAAAAATGATGGCCGGCCTCATGATGAAGCTTGTCGACTAA
- a CDS encoding DUF3388 domain-containing protein — protein sequence MKQWYMEYKIHKNRPGLLGDIASLMGMMNINILTINGVEDRTRGMLLQTDDDEKIEMMGKILRKVDNITVTALRAPKLVDILAVRHGRYIERDSDDRKTFRFTRDELGLLVDFLGEVFKREGNQVIGLRGMPRVGKTESIIAGSVCANKRWTFVSSTLLRQTVRSQLSEDEFNPNNVFIIDGIVSTIRSNEKHHSLLQEIMEMPSTKVVEHPDIFVKESGFDYNRFDYIIELRNTPDEEISYETFTINYEGF from the coding sequence ATGAAGCAATGGTATATGGAATATAAAATTCATAAGAACCGACCGGGGCTTTTGGGGGATATCGCCTCCCTTATGGGGATGATGAACATTAACATTTTGACGATCAACGGCGTCGAGGATCGGACGCGCGGCATGCTGCTGCAAACGGACGACGACGAGAAAATCGAAATGATGGGTAAGATACTGCGAAAAGTGGATAATATAACCGTAACGGCGCTTCGGGCGCCGAAGCTCGTCGACATTTTGGCGGTGCGTCACGGCCGGTACATCGAGCGGGATTCGGACGACCGGAAGACGTTCCGCTTCACCCGCGACGAGCTCGGGCTGCTCGTCGATTTCCTCGGCGAAGTGTTTAAGCGCGAAGGCAATCAGGTGATCGGACTGCGCGGCATGCCCCGCGTCGGCAAAACCGAGTCGATCATCGCGGGGAGCGTCTGCGCGAACAAACGTTGGACGTTCGTCTCCTCGACGCTGCTGCGGCAGACGGTGCGAAGCCAGCTGTCGGAGGACGAATTCAATCCGAACAACGTCTTCATTATCGACGGCATCGTCAGCACGATCCGTTCGAACGAAAAGCACCACTCGCTGCTGCAAGAAATTATGGAAATGCCGTCGACCAAAGTCGTCGAGCATCCGGACATTTTCGTCAAAGAGTCGGGCTTCGATTACAACCGCTTCGATTACATTATCGAATTGCGCAACACTCCGGACGAGGAGATTTCCTACGAAACGTTCACGATCAACTATGAAGGATTCTAA
- a CDS encoding helix-turn-helix domain-containing protein: MSDLGQLLRKARTEQNITLDQLQETTKIRKRYLEAIEEGKFNILPGTFYVRAFIKQYSEAVGLDPDEVFRLYAHVIPSADPEPAAEPIRMTRRRSVEPPERAGKWASALLMIAFPILIIGIVYYYLYSNWETRSEVLPSEPITDSSAQEQGTTLPPAADTAETPNEPAPAPVQTTEPEPEPDVTFVEKFKVNKNDVERFEVRNAPQVSIEVKVVGPEAWIGVTHADTKSKYLYQGGLKQGDTYSGQFGHNTYLNIGRANAVELKVNGIAIDMGTEPNPRKFQFELVGASDGAAAE; this comes from the coding sequence GTGTCTGACCTCGGGCAGCTGCTTCGGAAAGCGCGTACGGAACAAAACATCACCTTGGACCAATTGCAGGAAACGACGAAAATCCGCAAACGGTATTTGGAAGCGATCGAGGAAGGCAAGTTCAACATTTTGCCCGGGACGTTTTATGTTCGCGCTTTTATTAAGCAATACTCCGAAGCGGTCGGATTGGATCCGGACGAAGTGTTCCGCCTCTACGCCCATGTGATCCCGTCCGCCGATCCGGAGCCGGCAGCGGAGCCGATCCGAATGACGCGCCGCCGTTCCGTCGAACCGCCCGAGCGCGCGGGAAAATGGGCTTCGGCGCTGCTGATGATCGCGTTTCCGATTTTGATAATCGGCATTGTTTATTATTATTTATACTCGAATTGGGAAACTCGCTCCGAAGTGCTCCCGAGCGAGCCGATCACGGACAGCTCGGCTCAAGAGCAGGGCACGACGCTGCCGCCGGCGGCCGATACGGCCGAGACGCCGAACGAGCCTGCGCCGGCGCCCGTTCAGACGACCGAGCCCGAACCGGAGCCGGACGTAACGTTCGTCGAGAAATTCAAAGTCAACAAAAACGACGTGGAACGGTTCGAGGTGCGCAATGCGCCGCAAGTGTCCATCGAGGTCAAAGTAGTCGGGCCCGAGGCGTGGATCGGCGTGACGCACGCGGATACGAAGTCGAAGTATTTATATCAAGGCGGGTTGAAGCAAGGCGATACATACAGCGGGCAATTCGGACATAATACGTACCTGAACATCGGCCGGGCGAACGCGGTCGAGCTCAAGGTGAACGGCATCGCCATCGACATGGGGACGGAACCGAATCCGCGTAAATTCCAATTCGAGTTGGTCGGCGCATCGGACGGCGCGGCGGCTGAATAA
- a CDS encoding YajQ family cyclic di-GMP-binding protein, whose translation MASEYSFDIVSKVDMQELQNAVTQAEKEIATRFDFKGSKSSISLEKEALTIVSDDDYKLKSVIDILQSKMVKRGISIKNMDFGKIEPASGGTVRQNVKLKQGIGQEDAKKINILIRDSKLKVKSQIQGDQLRVTGKSKDDLQAVIALLRGADLPLELQFVNFK comes from the coding sequence ATGGCATCGGAATATTCGTTCGACATCGTCTCGAAGGTGGACATGCAGGAGCTGCAAAACGCGGTGACGCAAGCCGAGAAAGAAATCGCCACGCGCTTCGATTTCAAAGGCAGCAAAAGCAGCATTTCACTGGAGAAGGAAGCGTTAACGATCGTTTCGGACGACGATTATAAGCTGAAAAGCGTCATCGATATTTTGCAAAGCAAGATGGTAAAGCGCGGCATTTCGATCAAGAACATGGATTTCGGCAAAATCGAGCCCGCCTCGGGCGGCACGGTCCGTCAAAACGTGAAACTGAAGCAAGGGATCGGGCAGGAGGACGCGAAGAAAATCAACATCCTCATCCGCGATTCGAAGCTGAAGGTCAAGTCGCAAATCCAAGGGGATCAGCTGCGCGTCACGGGCAAAAGCAAAGACGACTTGCAGGCGGTGATCGCGCTGCTGCGCGGCGCGGATTTGCCGCTCGAGCTGCAGTTCGTCAACTTTAAATAG
- the rimO gene encoding 30S ribosomal protein S12 methylthiotransferase RimO, with protein sequence MTEKIKMVTLGCEKNLVDSEIMSGIVAQHGFQLVEDKEEATVIVVNTCGFIDAAKEESVNTILEMAELKETGSLKALIVSGCLTQRYKEQLMEEMPEIDGIVGTGDFDKIHEIVEAALRGSKPVAVGNPIFNYEQALPRKLSTPRYTAYVKIAEGCDNACTFCSIPIMRGKFRSRSIESVLAEVESLAKQGVKEISLIAQDSTNYGTDLYDSFMLPTLLNRVSEVEGIEWVRLHYAYPGFFTDELIETIASNPKICKYIDMPLQHSEDRILKRMRRPGRGRDVRELVAKIRAKIPDAVLRTSIIVGFPGETDEDFENLVSFVREMKFDRLGVFTYSQEEDTPASRLPDQVDEDVKEFRANRLMEVQREVSKEANGRFIGKTVDVLIERYDGRNDVFIGRSQYDAPEIDGEVFVTGCTPEIGTLQKVRITHSLDYDLSGVGVSA encoded by the coding sequence ATGACCGAGAAAATTAAGATGGTCACCCTTGGCTGCGAGAAAAACTTGGTCGATTCGGAGATTATGTCCGGCATCGTCGCGCAGCACGGGTTTCAGCTTGTTGAAGATAAAGAAGAAGCGACCGTCATCGTCGTCAATACGTGCGGCTTCATCGACGCGGCGAAGGAAGAGTCCGTCAACACGATCTTGGAGATGGCCGAGCTGAAGGAGACTGGCTCGCTCAAGGCGCTCATCGTGTCCGGCTGCCTGACGCAGCGGTACAAGGAGCAGCTGATGGAAGAAATGCCGGAAATCGACGGCATCGTCGGCACGGGCGATTTCGATAAAATTCATGAAATCGTCGAAGCGGCGCTGCGCGGCAGCAAGCCGGTCGCCGTCGGCAATCCGATTTTCAATTATGAGCAGGCGCTGCCTCGCAAGCTGTCGACGCCGCGATATACCGCTTACGTGAAGATCGCGGAAGGCTGCGACAATGCGTGCACGTTCTGTTCGATTCCGATCATGCGCGGGAAGTTCCGCAGCCGGTCGATCGAATCGGTTCTCGCCGAGGTCGAGTCGCTCGCGAAACAGGGCGTGAAGGAAATCTCGCTCATCGCGCAAGATTCTACTAATTATGGCACGGACCTCTACGATTCTTTCATGCTGCCGACGCTGCTGAACCGCGTCAGCGAAGTGGAAGGCATCGAGTGGGTGCGCCTCCATTACGCATACCCGGGCTTTTTCACGGACGAATTGATCGAGACGATCGCTTCGAATCCGAAAATTTGCAAGTATATCGACATGCCGCTGCAGCACAGCGAAGACCGAATCCTCAAGCGGATGCGCCGTCCGGGCCGCGGCCGCGACGTTCGGGAGCTGGTCGCGAAAATTCGCGCGAAGATTCCGGACGCCGTGCTGCGCACGTCGATCATCGTCGGCTTCCCGGGCGAAACCGACGAGGACTTCGAGAATTTGGTGTCGTTCGTCCGCGAGATGAAGTTCGACCGGCTGGGCGTCTTCACGTATTCGCAGGAAGAGGACACGCCGGCGTCGCGCCTTCCGGATCAAGTGGACGAGGACGTGAAGGAATTCCGCGCTAACCGGCTGATGGAAGTGCAGCGCGAAGTGTCGAAGGAAGCGAACGGCCGCTTTATCGGCAAGACGGTCGACGTCTTGATCGAGCGCTATGACGGCCGGAACGACGTCTTCATCGGCCGCTCGCAGTACGACGCGCCGGAAATCGACGGAGAAGTGTTCGTCACGGGCTGCACGCCGGAAATCGGCACGCTGCAGAAGGTGCGCATTACGCACTCGCTGGATTACGACTTGTCGGGCGTCGGTGTTTCCGCATGA